In Oceaniferula marina, the following proteins share a genomic window:
- a CDS encoding NAD(P)-dependent oxidoreductase has protein sequence MSTTTSRIAVIGLGRMGANMARHLTDCGYTITSVYDILPQTTQELANELGSTAATSPSQVCEEADVILTVVTDDTSMRELFSPDQLLTQATGKTFINCATVSPEVHQEVEAACQAAGAHSLEACMASSISQAREGKLYLMIGGERAVFDQHQALLETLSTNLRYIGPAGQAAKVKALVNMVMNINTAALAEGLGLGDALGLDTKMLCEVFAQTGANSRVLETDADDMIDRDHECWFSASHAAKDSGIANSLAAEAGVEVPLSQATEHQYQRMIDAGLGELDKSGIAELTFPGRS, from the coding sequence ATGTCCACCACCACTTCCCGCATTGCCGTCATCGGTCTCGGCCGTATGGGCGCCAACATGGCCCGCCATCTCACCGACTGCGGCTATACCATCACCAGCGTCTACGATATTCTTCCGCAAACCACTCAGGAACTCGCCAACGAACTTGGCAGCACCGCCGCCACCTCGCCCTCCCAGGTATGTGAGGAGGCCGACGTCATCCTGACCGTGGTCACCGATGACACATCGATGCGCGAGCTCTTCTCGCCCGACCAATTGCTTACACAAGCAACAGGAAAAACCTTCATCAACTGTGCCACCGTCAGTCCGGAGGTTCACCAGGAAGTGGAAGCAGCATGCCAGGCCGCCGGAGCCCATTCGCTTGAAGCCTGTATGGCATCCAGCATCAGCCAAGCCCGGGAAGGCAAACTCTATCTGATGATCGGCGGTGAGCGAGCTGTCTTTGATCAACACCAAGCGCTGCTCGAAACCCTCTCGACCAACCTGCGCTATATCGGCCCCGCCGGTCAAGCAGCCAAGGTCAAGGCTTTGGTCAATATGGTGATGAATATCAATACCGCCGCCCTCGCCGAGGGGCTGGGTCTGGGCGATGCCCTCGGACTCGACACCAAAATGCTATGTGAGGTCTTTGCTCAGACCGGAGCCAACTCCAGAGTGCTGGAAACCGATGCCGACGACATGATCGACCGCGACCACGAGTGCTGGTTCTCCGCGTCTCACGCGGCCAAAGACAGCGGCATCGCCAACAGCCTAGCGGCCGAGGCCGGAGTCGAGGTTCCTCTTTCCCAAGCCACTGAACATCAATATCAACGCATGATCGACGCCGGTCTCGGAGAACTCGACAAATCCGGCATCGCCGAACTCACCTTCCCCGGCCGCTCCTAA
- a CDS encoding DUF1287 domain-containing protein, whose amino-acid sequence MRRRQNNRHNLHAIEYIGPRPKKPARKPWGGGWLMVLLVIVGVGYVSRPFVGKILAQAQPVTDLKVEKTVAWLDIGDTFGHALAKVALERTHQEVQYDAAYFKIDYPGGDVPGNRGTNTDVIVRSYRALGIDLQQLVHEDMKKNFRIYPQLWGAQKPDTNIDHRRVENLQRFFTRHGSEFEIPVEGVNMHDVAWGDVVVWLLPNGDSHIGIVVPGPEDRRNEMWVVHNNGEGPKWEDVLLEYQVIGHYRYDG is encoded by the coding sequence ATGCGCCGCAGGCAGAATAATAGGCATAACCTACATGCCATCGAATACATCGGACCGCGCCCCAAGAAGCCGGCCCGTAAGCCGTGGGGCGGCGGATGGTTGATGGTTTTATTGGTGATCGTCGGAGTGGGTTATGTTTCCCGTCCCTTTGTTGGCAAGATACTGGCTCAGGCTCAGCCGGTGACGGATTTGAAAGTGGAAAAGACGGTCGCTTGGTTGGACATCGGAGATACCTTTGGTCATGCCTTGGCGAAGGTCGCTTTGGAGCGAACGCATCAGGAAGTCCAATACGATGCGGCCTATTTTAAAATTGATTATCCGGGTGGGGATGTGCCGGGGAACCGTGGAACCAACACGGATGTGATAGTTCGAAGCTATCGGGCTCTGGGGATTGACCTGCAGCAGCTGGTGCACGAGGACATGAAAAAGAATTTTCGGATCTACCCGCAGCTATGGGGGGCTCAGAAACCGGACACCAACATCGACCACCGGCGGGTTGAGAACCTGCAGCGGTTTTTCACTCGCCATGGATCGGAGTTCGAAATCCCGGTTGAGGGAGTGAACATGCATGATGTTGCCTGGGGGGATGTGGTGGTCTGGTTGCTGCCCAATGGTGACTCCCATATTGGGATTGTGGTGCCGGGTCCGGAGGATCGACGCAATGAAATGTGGGTGGTTCACAACAATGGTGAAGGACCGAAGTGGGAGGATGTGTTATTGGAGTATCAGGTCATCGGCCATTACCGCTACGACGGGTAG
- the holA gene encoding DNA polymerase III subunit delta — MSQLHVIVGTDEGTVSEEALKTFTRLKPEGGDEFSTEIIDGVAANADEAYSACGKAIEALQTLPFFGGGKTVWLKNVNFLGADRTSKAEATKAGTEALLECLQAGMPDDVHFVFSCSSFNKSRSLCKFLAKEGDFRSFDKPDVSRDGWQEQVAQLVRSLAAEKEIRFTAEALDLFVMLAGEDTRQIRSELEKMDIYLGDRREVNEEDVRLMVPLSRAGVVFEIGNALQKKNGARALELVDQQMARKESAVAILRASIIPTVRNLFMAAAAGDGRKIPNNNYNQYAAALNAIPERERAWLPQKKAGGVNAYPLFLASRSAAGFGLEKLRKSMQSCLEADRCLVTTGLDDRMVLHRLIVSICSP, encoded by the coding sequence GTGAGTCAATTACACGTCATTGTCGGCACGGATGAAGGCACGGTTTCAGAGGAGGCTTTGAAGACCTTTACCCGATTGAAGCCGGAGGGCGGTGATGAGTTTTCCACCGAAATCATCGATGGGGTTGCCGCGAATGCAGACGAAGCGTATTCAGCTTGTGGTAAGGCGATCGAGGCTCTGCAGACCTTGCCTTTTTTTGGAGGAGGTAAAACGGTGTGGCTTAAAAACGTGAATTTCCTCGGAGCAGACCGCACAAGTAAGGCGGAGGCTACCAAGGCAGGAACGGAAGCCTTGCTCGAGTGTTTGCAAGCCGGCATGCCCGATGATGTGCATTTTGTGTTCAGTTGCTCGAGTTTTAACAAAAGCCGGTCGCTGTGTAAATTTCTCGCCAAGGAAGGGGACTTTCGCAGTTTTGACAAACCGGATGTTTCCAGAGATGGCTGGCAGGAGCAGGTTGCCCAGTTGGTGCGTAGCTTGGCTGCGGAGAAAGAGATTCGATTCACAGCGGAAGCTCTGGATCTGTTTGTGATGCTCGCCGGTGAGGACACGCGTCAGATCCGGTCGGAGCTGGAGAAAATGGATATTTACTTGGGAGATCGGCGGGAGGTCAATGAGGAGGACGTGCGTTTGATGGTCCCCTTGAGTCGGGCTGGAGTGGTGTTTGAAATTGGCAATGCCCTGCAGAAAAAAAACGGGGCGAGGGCCTTGGAGCTCGTGGATCAGCAGATGGCGCGGAAGGAAAGTGCCGTTGCCATTTTGCGGGCATCGATTATTCCCACGGTACGCAATCTGTTTATGGCAGCAGCAGCGGGAGACGGGCGCAAGATTCCGAATAACAATTATAATCAATATGCGGCAGCACTCAATGCGATCCCTGAGCGGGAGCGTGCCTGGCTTCCGCAGAAAAAGGCCGGCGGAGTGAATGCCTATCCATTGTTTCTCGCAAGCCGGAGTGCCGCTGGGTTTGGTTTGGAGAAGCTTCGGAAGTCGATGCAGTCCTGCCTCGAAGCAGACCGTTGTCTGGTGACGACAGGTTTGGACGACCGGATGGTCTTGCATCGATTGATTGTTAGTATTTGTTCACCCTGA
- a CDS encoding sulfite exporter TauE/SafE family protein: MKTFIVAALIGMAAGLLGALCGVGGGIVMVPAYVTILKLEQKQAVATSLACIVIIAIISTLNNARKPDLIDWRMVALTAGAAALAAWFGTDLMHKLSNQHLTRLFGVVLLVFGVKMLMGK, encoded by the coding sequence ATGAAAACTTTTATCGTAGCCGCACTCATCGGTATGGCAGCTGGATTGCTGGGCGCCCTGTGTGGTGTTGGCGGTGGGATTGTTATGGTTCCCGCTTATGTCACCATTTTAAAATTGGAGCAAAAGCAAGCGGTAGCTACGTCCTTGGCCTGCATCGTGATCATTGCGATTATCAGCACGTTGAATAATGCACGTAAACCGGATTTGATTGATTGGCGCATGGTGGCGCTGACCGCAGGTGCTGCCGCCTTGGCTGCGTGGTTTGGTACTGATTTGATGCATAAACTCAGCAACCAGCATTTGACCCGTCTTTTTGGTGTCGTGTTGTTGGTTTTTGGTG